The following coding sequences lie in one Apium graveolens cultivar Ventura chromosome 3, ASM990537v1, whole genome shotgun sequence genomic window:
- the LOC141712208 gene encoding mannitol dehydrogenase — MAKSSEIEHPVKAFGWAARDTTGLLSPFKFSRRATGEKDVRLKVLFCGVCHSDHHMIHNNWGFTTYPIVPGHEIVGVVTEVGSKVEKVKVGDNVGIGCLVGSCRSCESCCDNRESHCENTIDTYGSIYFDGTMTHGGYSDTMVADEHFILRWPKNLPLDSGAPLLCAGITTYSPLKYYGLDKPGTKIGVVGLGGLGHVAVKMAKAFGAQVTVIDISESKRKEALEKLGADSFLLNSDQEQMKGARSSLDGIIDTVPVNHPLAPLFDLLKPNGKLVMVGAPEKPFELPVFSLLKGRKLLGGTINGGIKETQEMLDFAAKHNITADVEVIPMDYVNTAMERLLKSDVRYRFVIDIANTMRTEESLGA; from the exons ATGGCGAAATCGTCAGAAATTGAACACCCTGTCAAGGCTTTTGGCTGGGCTGCAAGGGACACTACTGGTCTCCTTTCTCCGTTTAAGTTTTCCAGAAG GGCAACAGGTGAGAAGGATGTGAGGCTCAAAGTTCTGTTTTGTGGAGTTTGTCATTCTGATCATCACATGATCCATAATAACTGGGGCTTCACCACGTATCCTATCGTTCCTGG GCACGAAATTGTTGGTGTGGTGACTGAAGTTGGGAGCAAAGTGGAAAAAGTCAAGGTCGGAGATAATGTTGGAATTGGGTGCTTAGTTGGATCTTGTCGTTCATGTGAAAGTTGCTGCGACAACAGGGAGAGTCACTGTGAAAATACAATAGATACCTACGGTTCTATATATTTTGATGGAACCATGACACACGGAGGGTATTCCGATACTATGGTTGCGGACGAACATTTCATTCTTCGATGGCCAAAGAATTTGCCACTCGATTCTGGTGCTCCTCTATTGTGTGCCGGGATCACAACTTATAGTCCCCTGAAATACTATGGACTCGACAAGCCTGGTACTAAGATTGGTGTTGTAGGCTTAGGTGGGCTAGGCCATGTAGCTGTGAAGATGGCAAAAGCTTTTGGTGCACAGGTTACGGTAATAGATATTTCtgaaagcaaaaggaaggaaGCATTGGAAAAACTCGGTGCTGATTCTTTCTTGTTAAATAGTGACCAGGAACAAATGAAG GGCGCCAGGAGCTCACTTGATGGAATTATCGATACTGTACCTGTGAATCACCCTCTTGCTCCACTGTTTGATCTATTAAAGCCTAATGGAAAGCTTGTCATGGTTGGTGCACCTGAAAAGCCCTTTGAGCTGCCAGTGTTCTCTTTGCTTAAGG GGAGAAAGCTTCTTGGAGGCACTATTAATGGTGGGATAAAGGAAACACAAGAAATGCTTGATTTTGCAGCAAAGCACAACATAACAGCTGATGTTGAAGTTATTCCTATGGACTATGTGAACACCGCAATGGAGAGACTTTTGAAGTCAGATGTTCGATACAGATTTGTCATCGACATTGCTAATACGATGAGGACCGAAGAAAGTTTGGGGGCCTAG